In one window of Ostrinia nubilalis chromosome 19, ilOstNubi1.1, whole genome shotgun sequence DNA:
- the LOC135081163 gene encoding brain tumor protein isoform X1, producing MNGLGLLWDAGFLKMASRTPSLESLPGANSIGSLERGSLSPLTLSGSSPPASDSAVCDLREFDGLDTTCAICRETFADPKVLNCFHTFCRGCLEREQTHPDKVTCVTCRVDSQLPPAGIHGLLPNLVIAAAVEQDADLLPSARQTSSPSARCTGCKSKESDAVARCVDCANFLCPNCVMAHQFMHCFEGHRVLAFTDLKDDKGMLGSTLTPSGDKTAFCPRHKNDILKYFCRTCSVPVCKECTIIEHPAALHDCEHLSDAGPKQMELMQQAVTEAKTRATEIRHVVKTVEHAAGKLQVQYHKAQNEINDTFQFYRSMLEERKQELLKELESVFSTKQIALTVVGQKAQETVDKIYQTCDFVDRLTKCANIAEILMFRKLLDTKLQALMSSNPEQSMQTACELEFVSNYQAIQVGVRNTFGYVRSSSEANVGPTKQPPIARPTNGSLLNGGSSSSSSSVNGSSGSLNGGIHLPSSLNGVLDRPYTNGLLGPTSQSTSPFESNIISKRFNSANSLGPFSTAIGDINLNGINPYEKWSNGGCDSLFPSAPTDPYSLTAATHPDPILDLTNKLISTAIFPPKSQIKRQKMIYHCKFGEFGVMEGQFTEPSGVAVNAQNDIIVADTNNHRIQIFDKEGRFKFQFGECGKRDGQLLYPNRVAVVRTSGDIIVTERSPTHQIQIYNQYGQFVRKFGANILQHPRGVTVDNKGRIVVVECKVMRVIIFDQVGNVLQKFGCSKHLEFPNGVVVNDKQEIFISDNRAHCVKVFNYEGIYLRQIGGEGVTNYPIGVGINAAGEILIADNHNNFNLTIFTQDGQLVSALESKVKHAQCFDVALMDDGSVVLASKDYRLYIYRYVQVPPIGM from the coding sequence GGATGCCGGTTTCCTGAAGATGGCCTCACGCACCCCGTCCCTTGAGTCGCTGCCCGGTGCCAACTCTATAGGTTCGCTGGAGCGTGGCTCCTTATCGCCCTTGACCCTTAGCGGCTCCTCGCCTCCTGCGAGTGACTCCGCCGTATGTGACCTCCGTGAATTCGACGGCCTCGACACCACCTGTGCAATTTGCCGAGAGACATTCGCCGACCCCAAAGTACTAAACTGCTTCCATACATTCTGCCGGGGCTGCCTGGAGAGGGAACAAACGCACCCTGATAAAGTTACCTGCGTCACGTGCCGCGTTGACAGCCAGCTGCCTCCTGCAGGCATACACGGGCTCCTACCCAATCTTGTGATAGCAGCGGCCGTTGAGCAGGACGCCGATCTCCTGCCGAGCGCTCGCCAAACAAGCTCGCCTTCAGCCCGCTGCACCGGCTGCAAATCAAAGGAATCCGACGCCGTAGCTCGCTGCGTTGACTGCGCCAACTTCCTGTGTCCCAACTGCGTCATGGCCCACCAATTCATGCATTGCTTCGAGGGCCACCGTGTGCTCGCGTTCACGGACCTCAAAGATGACAAGGGTATGCTCGGATCTACCCTTACACCAAGCGGCGACAAAACCGCTTTCTGCCCGAGACACAAAAATGACATCTTGAAATATTTCTGCCGCACCTGCTCCGTGCCCGTCTGCAAAGAATGCACTATTATTGAACATCCCGCTGCATTGCACGACTGCGAACATTTATCTGACGCGGGACCTAAACAGATGGAGCTTATGCAACAAGCTGTAACCGAAGCCAAGACTCGTGCTACCGAGATCAGGCATGTAGTCAAGACTGTTGAACACGCTGCTGGAAAATTACAAGTCCAGTACCACAAAGCtcaaaatgaaattaatgataCCTTCCAATTCTACCGCTCTATGCTCGAAGAGCGTAAACAAGAATTACTCAAAGAACTAGAGAGCGTTTTCTCGACAAAACAGATCGCTTTGACAGTTGTCGGACAGAAAGCTCAGGAAACTGTCGACAAGATTTACCAGACTTGCGATTTTGTGGATCGACTAACTAAATGCGCCAACATTGCTGAAATTTTAATGTTCAGGAAACTGTTAGACACCAAACTACAAGCCCTGATGAGTTCCAACCCAGAGCAGAGCATGCAAACTGCTTGCGAACTAGAGTTTGTGTCAAACTACCAAGCGATACAAGTCGGCGTGCGAAACACTTTTGGATATGTGCGTTCAAGCTCAGAAGCTAATGTAGGCCCAACGAAGCAACCCCCGATTGCTCGTCCCACGAATGGGTCTCTCTTGAATGGCGGCTCATCATCTAGCAGCAGTAGCGTGAATGGGAGTTCTGGAAGCCTTAATGGTGGAATCCACCTACCTTCCAGCCTCAACGGGGTATTAGACCGCCCATATACAAATGGCCTTCTTGGTCCCACCAGCCAATCCACCTCACCATTTGAGTCGAACATAATCTCGAAGAGGTTCAACAGTGCCAACAGTCTAGGACCATTCTCTACAGCTATTGGAGATATCAATTTGAACGGAATCAATCCCTATGAAAAGTGGTCCAACGGTGGTTGCGACTCTCTGTTCCCATCTGCGCCCACCGATCCGTACTCGCTTACGGCTGCCACTCACCCCGATCCTATCTTGGACTTGACAAACAAACTGATTTCCACTGCCATATTTCCGCCAAAATCTCAGATCAAACGCCAAAAAATGATTTACCACTGCAAATTTGGTGAATTCGGAGTGATGGAAGGTCAGTTTACGGAACCGAGCGGTGTCGCAGTAAATGCTCAAAACGATATAATTGTGGCCGATACTAACAACCATCGCATTCAGATTTTCGACAAAGAGGGTCGATTCAAATTCCAATTCGGGGAATGCGGTAAACGCGATGGGCAGCTCTTGTACCCCAACCGAGTGGCTGTAGTGCGCACATCTGGTGACATCATCGTCACTGAGCGGTCCCCGACCCACCAGATTCAGATTTACAACCAATACGGACAATTCGTGCGCAAATTCGGCGCCAATATTCTGCAACACCCCCGAGGCGTCACGGTCGACAATAAAGGTCGCATTGTAGTCGTGGAGTGCAAAGTCATGCGCGTTATCATCTTCGATCAAGTTGGCAACGTATTGCAGAAATTCGGATGCTCAAAACACTTGGAATTCCCGAATGGCGTCGTCGTTAATGACAAGCAAGAGATCTTCATTAGCGACAACCGCGCGCACTGCGTTAAGGTGTTCAATTACGAAGGCATTTACCTGCGCCAGATTGGCGGCGAGGGAGTGACAAATTACCCGATCGGTGTGGGCATTAACGCCGCGGGAGAGATCCTTATCGCAGATAACCACAACAACTTCAACTTGACGATATTCACGCAGGACGGACAATTGGTGTCCGCTTTGGAGAGCAAAGTGAAGCACGCGCAGTGCTTCGACGTGGCGCTGATGGACGACGGCTCGGTGGTGCTGGCCAGCAAAGACTACCGGCTCTACATCTACCGCTACGTGCAAGTGCCGCCCATAGGCATGTGA
- the LOC135081163 gene encoding brain tumor protein isoform X2: MASRTPSLESLPGANSIGSLERGSLSPLTLSGSSPPASDSAVCDLREFDGLDTTCAICRETFADPKVLNCFHTFCRGCLEREQTHPDKVTCVTCRVDSQLPPAGIHGLLPNLVIAAAVEQDADLLPSARQTSSPSARCTGCKSKESDAVARCVDCANFLCPNCVMAHQFMHCFEGHRVLAFTDLKDDKGMLGSTLTPSGDKTAFCPRHKNDILKYFCRTCSVPVCKECTIIEHPAALHDCEHLSDAGPKQMELMQQAVTEAKTRATEIRHVVKTVEHAAGKLQVQYHKAQNEINDTFQFYRSMLEERKQELLKELESVFSTKQIALTVVGQKAQETVDKIYQTCDFVDRLTKCANIAEILMFRKLLDTKLQALMSSNPEQSMQTACELEFVSNYQAIQVGVRNTFGYVRSSSEANVGPTKQPPIARPTNGSLLNGGSSSSSSSVNGSSGSLNGGIHLPSSLNGVLDRPYTNGLLGPTSQSTSPFESNIISKRFNSANSLGPFSTAIGDINLNGINPYEKWSNGGCDSLFPSAPTDPYSLTAATHPDPILDLTNKLISTAIFPPKSQIKRQKMIYHCKFGEFGVMEGQFTEPSGVAVNAQNDIIVADTNNHRIQIFDKEGRFKFQFGECGKRDGQLLYPNRVAVVRTSGDIIVTERSPTHQIQIYNQYGQFVRKFGANILQHPRGVTVDNKGRIVVVECKVMRVIIFDQVGNVLQKFGCSKHLEFPNGVVVNDKQEIFISDNRAHCVKVFNYEGIYLRQIGGEGVTNYPIGVGINAAGEILIADNHNNFNLTIFTQDGQLVSALESKVKHAQCFDVALMDDGSVVLASKDYRLYIYRYVQVPPIGM; the protein is encoded by the coding sequence ATGGCCTCACGCACCCCGTCCCTTGAGTCGCTGCCCGGTGCCAACTCTATAGGTTCGCTGGAGCGTGGCTCCTTATCGCCCTTGACCCTTAGCGGCTCCTCGCCTCCTGCGAGTGACTCCGCCGTATGTGACCTCCGTGAATTCGACGGCCTCGACACCACCTGTGCAATTTGCCGAGAGACATTCGCCGACCCCAAAGTACTAAACTGCTTCCATACATTCTGCCGGGGCTGCCTGGAGAGGGAACAAACGCACCCTGATAAAGTTACCTGCGTCACGTGCCGCGTTGACAGCCAGCTGCCTCCTGCAGGCATACACGGGCTCCTACCCAATCTTGTGATAGCAGCGGCCGTTGAGCAGGACGCCGATCTCCTGCCGAGCGCTCGCCAAACAAGCTCGCCTTCAGCCCGCTGCACCGGCTGCAAATCAAAGGAATCCGACGCCGTAGCTCGCTGCGTTGACTGCGCCAACTTCCTGTGTCCCAACTGCGTCATGGCCCACCAATTCATGCATTGCTTCGAGGGCCACCGTGTGCTCGCGTTCACGGACCTCAAAGATGACAAGGGTATGCTCGGATCTACCCTTACACCAAGCGGCGACAAAACCGCTTTCTGCCCGAGACACAAAAATGACATCTTGAAATATTTCTGCCGCACCTGCTCCGTGCCCGTCTGCAAAGAATGCACTATTATTGAACATCCCGCTGCATTGCACGACTGCGAACATTTATCTGACGCGGGACCTAAACAGATGGAGCTTATGCAACAAGCTGTAACCGAAGCCAAGACTCGTGCTACCGAGATCAGGCATGTAGTCAAGACTGTTGAACACGCTGCTGGAAAATTACAAGTCCAGTACCACAAAGCtcaaaatgaaattaatgataCCTTCCAATTCTACCGCTCTATGCTCGAAGAGCGTAAACAAGAATTACTCAAAGAACTAGAGAGCGTTTTCTCGACAAAACAGATCGCTTTGACAGTTGTCGGACAGAAAGCTCAGGAAACTGTCGACAAGATTTACCAGACTTGCGATTTTGTGGATCGACTAACTAAATGCGCCAACATTGCTGAAATTTTAATGTTCAGGAAACTGTTAGACACCAAACTACAAGCCCTGATGAGTTCCAACCCAGAGCAGAGCATGCAAACTGCTTGCGAACTAGAGTTTGTGTCAAACTACCAAGCGATACAAGTCGGCGTGCGAAACACTTTTGGATATGTGCGTTCAAGCTCAGAAGCTAATGTAGGCCCAACGAAGCAACCCCCGATTGCTCGTCCCACGAATGGGTCTCTCTTGAATGGCGGCTCATCATCTAGCAGCAGTAGCGTGAATGGGAGTTCTGGAAGCCTTAATGGTGGAATCCACCTACCTTCCAGCCTCAACGGGGTATTAGACCGCCCATATACAAATGGCCTTCTTGGTCCCACCAGCCAATCCACCTCACCATTTGAGTCGAACATAATCTCGAAGAGGTTCAACAGTGCCAACAGTCTAGGACCATTCTCTACAGCTATTGGAGATATCAATTTGAACGGAATCAATCCCTATGAAAAGTGGTCCAACGGTGGTTGCGACTCTCTGTTCCCATCTGCGCCCACCGATCCGTACTCGCTTACGGCTGCCACTCACCCCGATCCTATCTTGGACTTGACAAACAAACTGATTTCCACTGCCATATTTCCGCCAAAATCTCAGATCAAACGCCAAAAAATGATTTACCACTGCAAATTTGGTGAATTCGGAGTGATGGAAGGTCAGTTTACGGAACCGAGCGGTGTCGCAGTAAATGCTCAAAACGATATAATTGTGGCCGATACTAACAACCATCGCATTCAGATTTTCGACAAAGAGGGTCGATTCAAATTCCAATTCGGGGAATGCGGTAAACGCGATGGGCAGCTCTTGTACCCCAACCGAGTGGCTGTAGTGCGCACATCTGGTGACATCATCGTCACTGAGCGGTCCCCGACCCACCAGATTCAGATTTACAACCAATACGGACAATTCGTGCGCAAATTCGGCGCCAATATTCTGCAACACCCCCGAGGCGTCACGGTCGACAATAAAGGTCGCATTGTAGTCGTGGAGTGCAAAGTCATGCGCGTTATCATCTTCGATCAAGTTGGCAACGTATTGCAGAAATTCGGATGCTCAAAACACTTGGAATTCCCGAATGGCGTCGTCGTTAATGACAAGCAAGAGATCTTCATTAGCGACAACCGCGCGCACTGCGTTAAGGTGTTCAATTACGAAGGCATTTACCTGCGCCAGATTGGCGGCGAGGGAGTGACAAATTACCCGATCGGTGTGGGCATTAACGCCGCGGGAGAGATCCTTATCGCAGATAACCACAACAACTTCAACTTGACGATATTCACGCAGGACGGACAATTGGTGTCCGCTTTGGAGAGCAAAGTGAAGCACGCGCAGTGCTTCGACGTGGCGCTGATGGACGACGGCTCGGTGGTGCTGGCCAGCAAAGACTACCGGCTCTACATCTACCGCTACGTGCAAGTGCCGCCCATAGGCATGTGA